GGTTTTTGTGGGCTCATATTACTCATGAAAAAGGACTCACTCATCACTTCCTTTGACCATTTCATATCAGCTGCTGGTGCAAGATGTCCCCTATCGTATCCACTACTTTTATAGTCTTTCAAACTTGCTGAGCCAGTAAGAATTTTAGGATCAGTTCTAAAATTATCTTTACGTTTTTCTGTTCCTAGGAGTTCTTCTTTTGTTAAAACATACATTACCCAGTTGGCTTGTTCGTGTCTTTCGTTATAGGATAAGTCAAAAGCCATTAAATGTCGGACCTGAGCCAATGAATCAGAAATCAGAGGATAAGCATCTATCAAATTTTCAAAAGAGACAAAAAGAGGTGCATCCTTTTGAATTTCAGTTGTGCTGGAAGAATTTTCCATTTTCTTATCAGGTCTCGCAACAAACCACACAGCTATCATTACGATAATTATTGATATTCCAAATAGATAATTTGATGGTTTCATTAATTTATTATTAGTCAGAAATAAGAAAAAGTCCATTTGAACTAACGGCAAGATTTATTTTTTTAAATCGTTCACCCAATATCTCATTGATAAATTGAAAGCCGTTTTGAGAGTTCGTAAAAACTACAAAGCCACTACTTGTATTCTTATCATGAACGAATAAATTTTGAAAATAAGTATCGTTACCATGCTGCCATAAAAGCTCATAAAACTCAGTTTCTATCAATCCCAACCCAGCTGTCCGTGCATTAATTGAGTCAATATTGTATTGACAATTCAAGAGGTTTGAATCTGGTTTTTCCATATAATTTAGCCACCACTGAGCAAATGCTTTGGGTTTGCAACATAATGTTCCATGAACATAGGGGTAATCTGAATACCAAATAGGCCGAACTGCTTTTAAATTACCATTATGTCCCCAAACAATATTCCGAATATTTGTTGACAGGCTAAAGTCCATTGCTTCACTATTCATGAATTGAAAACCTTCTACTGAATCGATTTGCTTATTCTCCCTTTCTTCTATCCATCTTTGCAAATACAAAAAACCTTCTCCTGAATAATTAAAACTCCCACTTTCTGAACTTTCCAAAAACAACTCTGGAGTCATCCAATCACCAAAATTAGCTGTATGGGTTAGTATTTTTCTTGCAGTTGGACTTTGCTTTGATGGATTTATCCTGTAATCTATTGATGATTTGATTCTTCTATCATATTCATTTTCGGATCTTCTCCTATTTGCATTAATGACTAAAACGGAGTCTAAAGAAATTTTGTTTAGTCTAAAATAGTCCAGAACCAAGCCCGAAAATATTGTTTTGCTTAATGATGCAGCCTCAAAGTATGTATCCTCAGTAATTGCAGTTGAGTCATCGAATAAGGTATAACCCTTATAATAATACTGTTGAATTTTTCCGTGCTCCCAACTCAAATAAGCCCAGGCTGGAATAATATGAATATCGGCTAATTCATTAATTGTTTTCTTTGATACATAATCGCTTTTGCAGGAAAGGAAT
This genomic stretch from Bacteroidota bacterium harbors:
- a CDS encoding serine hydrolase, with amino-acid sequence MKSIHYILILLLFLSCKSDYVSKKTINELADIHIIPAWAYLSWEHGKIQQYYYKGYTLFDDSTAITEDTYFEAASLSKTIFSGLVLDYFRLNKISLDSVLVINANRRRSENEYDRRIKSSIDYRINPSKQSPTARKILTHTANFGDWMTPELFLESSESGSFNYSGEGFLYLQRWIEERENKQIDSVEGFQFMNSEAMDFSLSTNIRNIVWGHNGNLKAVRPIWYSDYPYVHGTLCCKPKAFAQWWLNYMEKPDSNLLNCQYNIDSINARTAGLGLIETEFYELLWQHGNDTYFQNLFVHDKNTSSGFVVFTNSQNGFQFINEILGERFKKINLAVSSNGLFLISD
- a CDS encoding DNA/RNA non-specific endonuclease — protein: MIAVWFVARPDKKMENSSSTTEIQKDAPLFVSFENLIDAYPLISDSLAQVRHLMAFDLSYNERHEQANWVMYVLTKEELLGTEKRKDNFRTDPKILTGSASLKDYKSSGYDRGHLAPAADMKWSKEVMSESFFMSNMSPQKP